The genomic window CCCCTGGACCAATATCGACAAGATGGTCAGCGGCACGAATGGTGTCCTCATCGTGTTCTACCACCAATAAAGTGTTACCCAGATCCCTTAAACGTCTGAGCGTGGCTAACAGACGATCATTGTCCCGCTGATGCAAACCAATGCTTGGTTCATCAAGCACATAAAGCACACCCGTAAGACCAGCACCGATCTGTGTCGCCAAACGAATCCTCTGAGCCTCACCGCCAGATAAGGTCATCGCGGGTCGATCCAAACTGAGATATTCGAGCCCAACATCAAGAAGAAAGCGAAGACGCATATGAATCTCACGCAAGACCAAATCACCGATCTGGATCTGACGTGAATTGAGCAAAGGCTCAGATCCATTAGCTGCTCCAACGCCCATCAGCTTTTCGATGCGTTCAAGAGTCAGCGCCACGCTGATAGAAGTGAGTTCAGTAATCCGATAAGGACCCACCTTCACCGCCAGGGCTTCGGGTCGGAGCCGCTGACCGCCACAGGCTTCACAAGGAACCAGCTCGAGGTACTTCTCCAACTTCTGGCGCTGGGCTTCTCCGCTGGCATCACGGAGCTGCCGCTCAAGGATTGGAAGAATGCCCTCAAACGGGCGGGTGTACCCCCCTTTGCCCTTGCGATACCGGCTATCGGCCTGAATCAGAATCGGTTCGCGGCTTCCATTGAGCAACACATCCCACTGTTCGTCCGTGAGCTCATTCCATGGGGTCTTGATCTCAAAGCCAAAGGCTTCACCCACTGAATAGAGCAGAGAGAAGTAATAGCTGTTGTCTTTTTCCGCCCAGGGAGCAACAGCGGCGTACACCGGCTGGGATGGATCCGGAATCACCCGGTCCACGGTGAATTTGCGCAGATGGCCAATGCCATGGCAAGCCTCACAGGCGCCATAGGGACTGTTGAAGGAAAACAGCCGTGGCGACAGTTCCTCCATCACAGCGCCGTGCACCGGGCAGGCGAAGTTCTCGGAATAGAGACGCTCCCGCTCAACGCCGTCGGGAAGTTCCTCACCCTTCTTGGGCACCACCTCCACCAACGCCAAACCATCGCCGCGTTTGAGAGCCGTGCGGAGGGAATCGGTCAGCCGTTCCTGGATCCCCTCACGGGCAACAAGACGATCGACCACCACTTCGATGTTGTGGCTGTGGTTCTTGTCCAGCTCAATGTTGTCGGCCAGCTCGCGCACCTCACCGTTGATGCGAACCCGGGCGAAACCCTCTGCTGCCAGGCCACTGATCAGCTTGGTGTGGGTGCCCTTCTTGCCGCGCACCACCGGCGCCAACAACTGATAGCGGGTCCCCTCCGGCAAAAGAAGGATCTGATCGACCATCTCGTCGATGCTCTGCGGCTTAATCGAGCGGCCACATTTGGGGCAGTGGGGTTCGCCAGCGCGACCGAACAACAAACGAAGGTAATCCTGAATCTCCGTGACGGTGCCCACCGTCGACCGCGGGTTGTGACTGGTGGATTTCTGGTCGATCGAGATCGCCGGCGAGAGACCCTCGATCGCATCGACATCGGGCTTGTCCACCTGCCCCAAGAACTGCCTGGCATAGGCCGACAGACTTTCGACATAGCGGCGTTGTCCCTCCGCAAAGATCGTGTCGAAGGCCAGCGAACTCTTGCCGCTGCCACTGACTCCGGTGAACACCACCAGCTTGTTGCGGGGGATGGTGACGTCGACGTTATTGAGGTTGTGCTGCCTGGCACCCCTCACGCGAATCACGTCGTCCTGAGTCGCCAGCGAGCCAGCTGAATCAGCGATCTTGGCAGCAGCTCGCGCCATCAGGACCCGTTGGAAAGCTCAAGAGCTTAGGAAGAACCGAAGCCTTCAAGCTGTGCGCTGGTCCAGCAGGCTCGCTGCATAGGCATCAGCCTGATTACCACCAGCGAGGTCAGCTAGCTCCTGGCGGCGTTCCTGAGTGTCCCGCAGTCGGGACACTCGCGAATGGGTCACGCCGTCCTCCACATGCTTACTTACCCGGAAATGGTGATCGGCCACGGCCGCCACGAGCGGCTGGTGGGTGACGCAAAACACCTGGCGTTGACGCGCCAGGGTCTGAAGAAGATCCGCCATCGCTCCACTAACG from Prochlorococcus marinus str. MIT 9313 includes these protein-coding regions:
- the uvrA gene encoding excinuclease ABC subunit UvrA, translating into MARAAAKIADSAGSLATQDDVIRVRGARQHNLNNVDVTIPRNKLVVFTGVSGSGKSSLAFDTIFAEGQRRYVESLSAYARQFLGQVDKPDVDAIEGLSPAISIDQKSTSHNPRSTVGTVTEIQDYLRLLFGRAGEPHCPKCGRSIKPQSIDEMVDQILLLPEGTRYQLLAPVVRGKKGTHTKLISGLAAEGFARVRINGEVRELADNIELDKNHSHNIEVVVDRLVAREGIQERLTDSLRTALKRGDGLALVEVVPKKGEELPDGVERERLYSENFACPVHGAVMEELSPRLFSFNSPYGACEACHGIGHLRKFTVDRVIPDPSQPVYAAVAPWAEKDNSYYFSLLYSVGEAFGFEIKTPWNELTDEQWDVLLNGSREPILIQADSRYRKGKGGYTRPFEGILPILERQLRDASGEAQRQKLEKYLELVPCEACGGQRLRPEALAVKVGPYRITELTSISVALTLERIEKLMGVGAANGSEPLLNSRQIQIGDLVLREIHMRLRFLLDVGLEYLSLDRPAMTLSGGEAQRIRLATQIGAGLTGVLYVLDEPSIGLHQRDNDRLLATLRRLRDLGNTLLVVEHDEDTIRAADHLVDIGPGAGVHGGHIVVEGSLDHLLMAEESLTGAYLSGRRSIPTPRQRREGSSRRLRLIDCDRNNLKNLTVDFPLGRLVAVTGVSGSGKSTLVNELLHPALDHSLGLKVPFPQGLGELRGVNAIDKVIVIDQSPIGRTPRSNPATYTGAFDPIRQVFAASVEAKARGYQVGQFSFNVKGGRCEACRGQGVNVIEMNFLPDVYVQCDVCKGARFNRETLQVTYKGHTIADVLQMTVEQAAEVFSAIPQAADRLRTLVDVGLGYVKLGQPAPTLSGGEAQRVKLATELSKRATGKTLYLIDEPTTGLSFYDVHKLMDVMQRLVDKGNSIIVIEHNLDVIRCSDWIIDLGPEGGDCGGDLLVTGTPEQVASHPTSHTGHYLKKVLAKHPPETVSVAA